In Tachysurus fulvidraco isolate hzauxx_2018 chromosome 1, HZAU_PFXX_2.0, whole genome shotgun sequence, a single window of DNA contains:
- the mettl4 gene encoding N(6)-adenine-specific methyltransferase METTL4 isoform X2, translated as MNWNTGCTTDLLTLQQTDFTNALMKRKRKRSELNQGELDAEAYHKKARSLVLEGTQSLLEAGHHCGYLTEDLFTVPTKQMPVHECQLAALCDMAKQLLKMESFDAPHVQAVNGHADWDAHLDLFSCITENADDFAREVTLMGETYFLPPHSRFLLSDITCLQPLICSGDKYDLIVLDPPWENKSVKRSSRYSFLPSSQLKRLPVPVLSAAGCVVVTWVTNRPSHLRFVREELYPHWGVKLLAEWLWVKVTRKGELVVPLDSPHKKTYEVLLLGRFCANSDNTTRSEVCEIPDQQLIISIPSVLHSQKPSLSAVLKPYIRPNAKCLEMFARSLQPGWTSWGNEVIKFQHHSYFTTENVESAHVACSEIIDADQSLDTRIMDNSAYL; from the exons atgaactggaacactggcTGCACCACAGACCTCCTCACCCTTCAACAGACTGATTTCACTAATGCTCTCATG AAAAGGAAGCGTAAAAGAAGTGAGCTGAATCAGGGGGAGTTAGATGCTGAAGCATACCATAAAAAG GCCAGGTCGTTGGTTCTGGAGGGCACACAGTCTCTACTGGAAGCTGGGCATCACTGTGGATATTTGACAGAAGATTTATTTACAGTGCCAACTAAACAAATGCCTGTTCATGAGTGCCAGCTGGCTGCACTATGTGATATGGCCAAGCAGCTGCTTAAAATGGAGAGTTTTGATGCCCCACATGTGCAGGCTGTTAATGGCCATGCAGACTGGGATGCACACCTTGATTTGTTCTCATgcatcacagaaaatgcagacGACTTTGCCCGTGAGGTAACACTGATGGGGGAGACGTATTTCCTGCCCCCTCACAGCCGTTTCCTCTTGTCTGACATCACATGTTTACAACCACTTATCTGTA GTGGAGACAAATATGACCTAATAGTTCTTGACCCACCATGGGAAAATAAATCGGTGAAAAGGAGCAGCAG GTACAGTTTTCTGCCATCCTCTCAATTGAAACGACTTCCTGTGCCGGTATTGAGTGCAGCAGGATGTGTGGTCGTTACTTGGGTAACCAACCGTCCCAGTCATCTCCGGTTCGTCAGGGAGGAACTTTATCCTCACTGGGGAGTGAAGCTGCTTGCAGAGTGGCTCTGGGTGAAG GTGACCCGGAAAGGGGAGTTAGTTGTCCCCTTGGATTCACCACACAAGAAAACTTACGAAGTGTTATTACTTGGAAGGTTCTGTGCTAACAGTGACAACACAACTAG ATCTGAAGTGTGTGAGATCCCAGATCAACAGCTTATAATTAGTATTCCTTCAGTGCTGCACTCTCAGAAGCCATCTCTATCAG cTGTGCTAAAGCCGTACATTAGGCCTAATGCTAAGTGTCTGGAAATGTTTGCTCGAAGTCTCCAGCCTGGTTGGACAAGCTGGGGAAATGAGGTCATCAAATTCCAGCATCACAGCTATTTTACCACAGAGAACGTGGAGTCTGCACATGTCGCATGTTCTGAGATTATAGATGCAGATCAATCATTAGACACAAGAATAATGGACAATTCTGCCTATTTGTGA
- the mettl4 gene encoding N(6)-adenine-specific methyltransferase METTL4 isoform X1, protein MSVLRSNERGWLLDACSLINEGFEQCYSVNKGHFTCYFNKQCFNVLKPYIVNKSGGDCMVGALSNTESHAAGDTRIELKNRKKRKRKRSELNQGELDAEAYHKKARSLVLEGTQSLLEAGHHCGYLTEDLFTVPTKQMPVHECQLAALCDMAKQLLKMESFDAPHVQAVNGHADWDAHLDLFSCITENADDFAREVTLMGETYFLPPHSRFLLSDITCLQPLICSGDKYDLIVLDPPWENKSVKRSSRYSFLPSSQLKRLPVPVLSAAGCVVVTWVTNRPSHLRFVREELYPHWGVKLLAEWLWVKVTRKGELVVPLDSPHKKTYEVLLLGRFCANSDNTTRSEVCEIPDQQLIISIPSVLHSQKPSLSAVLKPYIRPNAKCLEMFARSLQPGWTSWGNEVIKFQHHSYFTTENVESAHVACSEIIDADQSLDTRIMDNSAYL, encoded by the exons atGTCTGTCCTACGATCAAACGAAAGAGGTTGGCTGTTGGATGCATGTTCTTTGATAAACGAAGGATTTGAGCAGTGCTACAGTGTAAACAAGGGACACTTCACGTGCTATTTCAATAAGCAGTGCTTTAATGTACTGAAACCTTATATAGTGAATAAGTCTGGTGGTGATTGTATGGTCGGTGCTCTATCAAACACAGAGAGCCATGCGGCTGGGGATACCAGAATAGAGCTAAAGAATCGAAAG AAAAGGAAGCGTAAAAGAAGTGAGCTGAATCAGGGGGAGTTAGATGCTGAAGCATACCATAAAAAG GCCAGGTCGTTGGTTCTGGAGGGCACACAGTCTCTACTGGAAGCTGGGCATCACTGTGGATATTTGACAGAAGATTTATTTACAGTGCCAACTAAACAAATGCCTGTTCATGAGTGCCAGCTGGCTGCACTATGTGATATGGCCAAGCAGCTGCTTAAAATGGAGAGTTTTGATGCCCCACATGTGCAGGCTGTTAATGGCCATGCAGACTGGGATGCACACCTTGATTTGTTCTCATgcatcacagaaaatgcagacGACTTTGCCCGTGAGGTAACACTGATGGGGGAGACGTATTTCCTGCCCCCTCACAGCCGTTTCCTCTTGTCTGACATCACATGTTTACAACCACTTATCTGTA GTGGAGACAAATATGACCTAATAGTTCTTGACCCACCATGGGAAAATAAATCGGTGAAAAGGAGCAGCAG GTACAGTTTTCTGCCATCCTCTCAATTGAAACGACTTCCTGTGCCGGTATTGAGTGCAGCAGGATGTGTGGTCGTTACTTGGGTAACCAACCGTCCCAGTCATCTCCGGTTCGTCAGGGAGGAACTTTATCCTCACTGGGGAGTGAAGCTGCTTGCAGAGTGGCTCTGGGTGAAG GTGACCCGGAAAGGGGAGTTAGTTGTCCCCTTGGATTCACCACACAAGAAAACTTACGAAGTGTTATTACTTGGAAGGTTCTGTGCTAACAGTGACAACACAACTAG ATCTGAAGTGTGTGAGATCCCAGATCAACAGCTTATAATTAGTATTCCTTCAGTGCTGCACTCTCAGAAGCCATCTCTATCAG cTGTGCTAAAGCCGTACATTAGGCCTAATGCTAAGTGTCTGGAAATGTTTGCTCGAAGTCTCCAGCCTGGTTGGACAAGCTGGGGAAATGAGGTCATCAAATTCCAGCATCACAGCTATTTTACCACAGAGAACGTGGAGTCTGCACATGTCGCATGTTCTGAGATTATAGATGCAGATCAATCATTAGACACAAGAATAATGGACAATTCTGCCTATTTGTGA